A DNA window from Luteolibacter luteus contains the following coding sequences:
- a CDS encoding dCTP deaminase yields MILSQGDLVELVKQGGVTREDGLDVSIDLVSIGLHLGTTFLRYKDVAGARSLPFEAPVEAVELNSNGEIDFRPGAGILATTAEVVDIPLNRMGFIQTKGTIARGFVTVHLCDGQIDPGYRGRITLELVNFSKFHYTLRPGIPIAQLFIHHLTGSLQVGYSGRYQFAEFPTSMRCKY; encoded by the coding sequence ATGATTTTATCTCAAGGAGATCTTGTAGAATTGGTGAAACAGGGTGGGGTCACTCGAGAAGATGGCTTGGACGTTTCTATTGATCTGGTATCTATTGGACTTCATCTAGGGACAACATTCCTTCGATACAAAGACGTCGCAGGTGCCCGCTCGCTACCTTTCGAGGCTCCTGTTGAAGCGGTAGAGCTAAATTCCAATGGAGAGATCGATTTTCGTCCCGGAGCAGGGATTTTGGCTACTACAGCAGAAGTAGTGGATATTCCTTTGAACCGGATGGGGTTTATTCAAACTAAAGGAACTATTGCTCGCGGCTTTGTCACAGTGCACTTATGTGATGGGCAAATAGATCCGGGTTATCGGGGTAGGATTACTTTAGAGCTTGTTAACTTCAGCAAGTTTCACTATACTCTTCGGCCGGGTATTCCGATTGCTCAGCTTTTTATTCATCATCTGACTGGATCGCTTCAAGTTGGATACTCTGGGCGATATCAATTTGCCGAATTTCCCACTTCAATGAGATGCAAATATTGA